Within Candidatus Auribacterota bacterium, the genomic segment ACGAGCTCAAGGCAACGCTGCTCCAGGAGATCACGCGCGCCGTCGAGGCGCACGATCGCTTCGCCGTGTTTTCACACGAGGAGCCCGATGGCGACGCCATAGGCTCCCAGATCGCGCTCGCCCTCGCGCTGCGGAAGCTGGGGAAACAGGTGGTCTCGCTCCGTCTTGAGAAGATCCCCTCCTCGCTCGAATTCCTCAACAGGGACGGTGCGGTCGAGGAATACCGGCCGGGGGTCCATCGCGAAAACATCGCACGCGCGCAGGTGGTGGTTGTCGTCGACGCGAGCAGCTATCACCGGATGGGCAGCCTGGCGGATGAGGCGGCGCGCAGCCGCGCCCTCACGATAAACATCGACCATCATCGCGACAACGAGTTCTTTGCCGACATCAACTTTGTGCGCTTCCAGGCGGGCGGCGCGGCCGAGCTTGTCTTCGAGGTGATCAGGGCGATCGGCGTGCCGATCGAGGGCTCGATTGCCGAGGCCATTTACGTGGGGATCTGCACGGACACGCTCGGCTTCAAGTACATCGATCCCGAGGGTAACCTGATCAGCGTCATCTCCGAGCTGGTGAAGGGGGGAATCGATATCGAGGATTTACAGGAACGGCTCTACTACCTCAGGCCTGACAGCTACCTCGAGGATATCGCCGGACTTCTCCGGAGCGTCCATTACGAAAACGGCGGATCGCTCGCCTGGTTCGCGTTTCCTGCCGGCTCGCACCTCAGCTACTACCAGCGGGACCTCGCCATGGAAGGACTTCACCAGCTCATGAGCGTCAAAAGGATCCGCGCGGCGGTCATGTTGCACGAGGAAAAATCCGGCGTGGAGGTCTGGCTCAGGTCGAAGACGGATGTCGACGTGGGGAAGGCGGCGGAGCGCCTCGGCGGCGGCGGGCACAAGACGGCCTCGGGGGTCTTCATCAAAGGGATGAATCTCGGTCAGGCCGTTCGCGCAGTGCTCTCCCAGATCAACGCGGTGCTCCAGAAGTAAAGGAGAGACCACTCCCGGCCCCGCGGGTGCATGCGCTCAGGCCCCCAACTTCAACCTCAGCTCTCTCAGGTTCAACACATCTTCCCGGTTGTACTCCAGCAGCCTCTCGAGCGACTCTCTGCATCCCCCACGTTTGTAGTTCTCCCACAGT encodes:
- a CDS encoding DHH family phosphoesterase; translated protein: MKQARNELKATLLQEITRAVEAHDRFAVFSHEEPDGDAIGSQIALALALRKLGKQVVSLRLEKIPSSLEFLNRDGAVEEYRPGVHRENIARAQVVVVVDASSYHRMGSLADEAARSRALTINIDHHRDNEFFADINFVRFQAGGAAELVFEVIRAIGVPIEGSIAEAIYVGICTDTLGFKYIDPEGNLISVISELVKGGIDIEDLQERLYYLRPDSYLEDIAGLLRSVHYENGGSLAWFAFPAGSHLSYYQRDLAMEGLHQLMSVKRIRAAVMLHEEKSGVEVWLRSKTDVDVGKAAERLGGGGHKTASGVFIKGMNLGQAVRAVLSQINAVLQK